One Plasmodium yoelii strain 17X genome assembly, chromosome: 5 genomic window, TCTTTTGTACATTTGCTTCCATCATCAACATTTACAACATATCCTATATTACAAGAACATGTTGGGGGATCATTCACGGCATCCTCATTTATTATACATTTACCATTACCACAATCAATATTTTGGCATGTTTCTGGAACACATACATCATTTTTCTTAATATATGTGTCTAGACAGTCACATGTGTATGTCTCTACACCTTCGTCCTCATGCATAGTACATTTTGAAAATTCACCACATGGCTTATTAACTGTAGCCTTAGAGCATTCAACTTTAGTTTCACATGTATCATTAGACACATGCACAAAGTTGTTATTACATCGGCATTCTAAATGGTTACTCATTTGAGCCAAAAATCCATTTTTACATTGAGTTGCTGGTGTAATTGCTGCATTATAGTAATTTATTCCAAGGAAAGCGTATATGAAAAGAAAAACACTGTAATAagtattcatttttaaataaatttaaatgaataacaaaaataaaatttttattaataaagtttatatatttttttttatgggCTTTTATGTATTgaataaaatggaaatattcaaacaaaattgttaaatacaaataaaaaattggaataataatataaataagaaatatatagGAAGAGCCAAATGAACAATAGTATAATTGAAGtcaaaaaacaaaaacggaaaacaatattataaaaaataaaataaataataaaataataatattataaaaacataaaattattcttttgtatatttatattttaaatttttttttttttttttttatacatattatatatggcTAGTTCCAAAAAATGTCAGAATaacatacaaaaaaaaaactcaaAAGCAATATAGGTATATACAAGAAAAAAGTACATGTACAGCAaatgtaatattatatatgtatataatgcATTTTTGTGTGTGCATACATAGcattttaaaacataaaatatatttttggcTATGTAAGTACATACCACGGTATATGTTGTCTATATGGTTATATACAcaaatttgaataaaaatatgctcAAAAAATTCAAGATAAAAGTAAATTGtttgttaaaataaataattcttacaatatttatgtaactaaggatatgtatataaaatatttttctatacaAGCgtaatcataaaaaatatttttttatataaaaaactgTTATTAGCTAGCTAAACGTATTTATACatactaaaaaataaaaaatatgatatgatCAGGGCATTTTTGGTGTTTTTTCTTTCAAATGTTGAAATATTTATGCATATGCATAATTATATGTACTTACAAttgttaaatttttttttgaggaATGTGTAAATATCCCTATGAATATAATGCATTACCCATATAAAAGGAATGAAAAgtgttttataataatatattagtaCTGagtaaatgaaaaaaatatatgttagtattaatatccatattttgttaaaataatttCCAATTTTCCTCAATTATCAAGTGTATCCATACAAtttgattatttattaatttttttttatagaaaataattaattattgagcttttaaaaaaattcgTCAAATGTTGtcgttatattttatttcctcTTAAAAATGACAATGACATAAATTTGTACTAACATAtcatagaaataaaaaaaaaaaagctaaatagtattttatatatgtttaaatCCAACGTATCATTTTGCACACACATATTGTTTACATTCCATGATTAATTTGTTAACATTATACTTTTCTAATATGAGATATAAAAAAGGTGTTTCTTTCCACATTAATTGCAATCTATTAATCTCATTTTCACATGTACTATCAATATGAATAAAGGATTGATGTAATCTTtgctttaatttataatcttgtttaaaatatttaaatgctTTACTTAAAAAACGATTTaaggaaaataatattgGAGATTTAATTGAtgatttattcattttaatatcttcgattaattttttttgtttttttaaatttttagtACATTCTTTGATTTCAACCAGTATACATTTTATAGACtcgaatttttttataaaatcatattttaattcattttttataaatacgTCCAATTTTCCATTTTCGTCAAGATCTTCCAATGGAGACACACtataacgaaaaaaaaaaaaaaaaataaaaaaaaaaaatataaaataatagtaaaaaat contains:
- a CDS encoding ookinete surface protein P25, with translation MNTYYSVFLFIYAFLGINYYNAAITPATQCKNGFLAQMSNHLECRCNNNFVHVSNDTCETKVECSKATVNKPCGEFSKCTMHEDEGVETYTCDCLDTYIKKNDVCVPETCQNIDCGNGKCIINEDAVNDPPTCSCNIGYVVNVDDGSKCTKEGDTLCSLVCNKEEQICKKVDSYYRCDCKDGFKLSVEEEKCISHSIYSMFNLSIIFAILLLFSNII